The following coding sequences lie in one Musa acuminata AAA Group cultivar baxijiao chromosome BXJ3-1, Cavendish_Baxijiao_AAA, whole genome shotgun sequence genomic window:
- the LOC135628645 gene encoding probable U6 snRNA-associated Sm-like protein LSm4: MLPLSLLKTAQGHPMLVELKNGETYNGHLVNCDTWMNIHLREVICTSKDGDRFWRMPECYIRGNTIKYLRVPDEVIDKVQEETSKSRTDRKPPGVGRGRGRGRDDTSGRPAKGIGRGQDDGSSKGGGRGRGGAGGKGGGVRGGGRGRG, from the exons ATG CTTCCGCTATCACTTCTCAAGACAGCACAAGGGCATCCTATG CTGGTGGAGTTGAAGAACGGGGAGACTTACAATGGTCACTTGGTGAACTGCGATACCTGGATGAATATACACCTCCGTGAGGTTATTTGTACCTCAAAG GATGGTGATCGCTTTTGGAGGATGCCTGAGTGTTATATTCGTGGGAATACCATTAAGTATCTTCGAGTTCCAGACGAG GTGATTGATAAGGTACAAGAAGAAACCAGCAAGAGTCGCACTG ATAGGAAGCCACCTGGTGTTGGTCGCGGAAGGGGAAGAGGTAGAGACGACACCAGTGGGAGGCCTGCCAAAGGCATTGGACGTGGTCAAGATGATGGAAGCAGCAAAGGCGGTGGTCGTGGAAGGGGTGGAGCTGGTGGTAAAGGTGGTGGTGTCAGAG GTGGAGGGCGTGGGCGTGGCTGA
- the LOC135628599 gene encoding calvin cycle protein CP12-1, chloroplastic-like produces MATAPAGVSTSARGVVSSKAELPKPQLSKGMLRLPWASRRRASSRRLVLVASSPSTPPNISEKVVESIKKAEETCAEDAASGECAAAWDEVEELSAAASHARDKLKTSDPLEEYCKDNPETDECRTYED; encoded by the coding sequence ATGGCGACGGCACCCGCCGGTGTGAGCACCTCCGCCCGAGGCGTCGTCTCCTCGAAGGCGGAGCTCCCAAAACCACAGCTGTCTAAAGGGATGCTCCGCCTTCCATGGGCCAGCCGCCGCCGAGCGTCCTCCCGCCGGCTGGTGCTGGTGGCAAGCTCGCCGTCCACGCCGCCGAACATTTCGGAGAAGGTGGTGGAGAGCATCAAGAAAGCGGAGGAGACGTGCGCGGAGGACGCGGCGAGCGGGGAGTGCGCCGCGGCGTGGGACGAGGTTGAGGAGCTGAGCGCGGCGGCCAGCCACGCCAGGGACAAGCTCAAGACCAGTGATCCCCTGGAGGAGTACTGCAAGGACAACCCTGAGACCGACGAGTGCCGCACCTACGAGGACTAG